A genomic region of Planctomycetaceae bacterium contains the following coding sequences:
- a CDS encoding DUF3160 domain-containing protein, translated as MRATVILSVILAAAGVSLAGDKPPYDLSKVQGMDQFEGSDQAKKLLAAQGFVVTDRQFAKIYTAYTEARWDEPIQHFITTDSAWDTYRALLQEGVVLIEKRQAARLKEFSSKLLAALKARPDCRPLADYAATGLALQAPQALAEDDLSGLLARQLTSGPSQSVQVPIGFVQMPSRFVPISFYAGDPELEGYFRARQWYAGVIFRLQKPRETQLALKLSRVIDADAQLKTLWEQLTRPFDVMLAKTRDGDVAAYAATARGKNIDRDLERISDALTKTLPDPLINDQCLTPTELSHFAALTKGFRLLPPRPEPSGICFQNTVHPKIGNRAFPSGLDFLVACKAFNSPAARAALEKAEGPAVAKAVAAASCGETPDSLYGQSLKLLAELSKPVPASAPPALQAPAWQDKQVWTQLGAWAGQRHTWALHAEQTLGALGGEPLSPLGIVSPYPAFFAGLAQLCRSTQQTLESTLLPPARENAAALLEHLDAFRRVVALESRPDCSDRELKILEGLQSKRWIVYRFLKTYARSLQKSLAEEGLQNSLLQTAENAAKRCLQGDQPTAEEAAVLKMFATTGENDVIARMAELGALCEGLAEIANKQLAGKDLTEAQVATIRNYGETLSRVYSSSYSTDQDDYPVAVPVFVDPTLNTRLCSALAYPQALYVVVPGRGGLVLHRGAVLSYREFRQNIDDKATDAAWQQRIAQHDVPPPPPLTQSFMPQLTLAEAIATIRAGKTCLAESYIPDEQLTAVMIEAFKGGKHKDNEWLAHRIVARSKEEDLVPMLLAGPQVLAACVASRLREGDWSSKRDVLAAAVMSVDKSLAEEAFGLFVAAPQRIPVAQFASALKTQPLWNKRLLCILLGKVKDQQETAAAAMATAAGDQDAGLRWQACAALGELKVRSALVVKVLIERVDDTNVFVAATAVRALQELDANEAAPAILKRLQRQPGLKEVGDEELGKQLDAIGKPGGKEEGPSWIFQSLLGQTSKYGIHRDFVQAIGKFKYAPAKATLLEMLGNAEIQDKAAAALDAIAPEALGDRLHQLVDSKDEVLATNATSLLRSRPKLIQIRRFIALKDKPPLTRGLYCKILSSVVEERAAALEALFAAAGDAEPNIRIEAAEGLVRLDKTDPRVVKALAALAGDKNEQVALTAIGLFGMLHDAGAGRLLLGFVQNGDMAPVTRLHAALVVAALCPDDPQVPKAIAGLLKDPKVEVVEGALILLSNMKATGEAAAIGECIRRSDLDDSSRLKVAQSAADIGIHDPQVIQVVAAMLKNRDDRNTMTVILVLTELKAGEALLACLPKADYSRDAEDAPTASFVPALIEGLGKIKYKPAKARLIEFMEKGHHGAAQALWEICPQEMPGILLERAANSPKRHVRVRALEELGCRASRSELQALVPILFDTQEIGKDEDVIVDGEVVYFKRRACDCAALAIAKILGWRDRDASDASVSSEDLLKWVDRARAWAKEQKTAASKPAAAITKP; from the coding sequence ATGCGCGCGACGGTTATCCTAAGCGTGATCCTGGCGGCCGCGGGGGTTTCTCTTGCGGGCGACAAGCCTCCCTACGACCTGAGCAAGGTCCAAGGGATGGATCAATTCGAAGGCAGCGACCAGGCAAAGAAGCTTCTGGCCGCCCAGGGATTCGTCGTGACGGACAGGCAGTTCGCGAAGATTTACACTGCCTACACCGAAGCACGCTGGGATGAGCCGATACAGCATTTCATCACCACCGACTCGGCGTGGGATACGTATCGAGCTTTGCTGCAGGAGGGCGTCGTGCTGATTGAGAAGCGCCAGGCCGCCCGGCTGAAGGAGTTCTCCTCCAAGCTTTTGGCAGCCCTCAAGGCCCGGCCCGACTGCCGCCCGCTGGCCGACTACGCGGCCACAGGGCTGGCCCTGCAGGCGCCGCAGGCTCTGGCCGAGGATGACTTGTCGGGGCTTCTGGCCCGGCAGCTCACCTCCGGTCCCAGCCAAAGCGTCCAGGTACCTATCGGTTTTGTCCAGATGCCTTCGCGGTTTGTTCCCATCAGTTTCTACGCAGGCGATCCTGAGTTGGAAGGATACTTCAGGGCGCGGCAGTGGTACGCCGGCGTGATCTTTCGCCTCCAGAAACCGCGCGAGACGCAACTGGCCCTGAAGCTCTCGCGAGTGATCGACGCCGACGCGCAGCTCAAGACCCTCTGGGAGCAATTGACCCGCCCCTTCGACGTCATGCTCGCCAAGACGCGCGACGGCGATGTGGCCGCCTACGCTGCGACCGCCCGCGGCAAGAACATCGACCGCGATCTCGAGCGCATTAGCGACGCCCTGACAAAGACGTTGCCCGATCCACTCATAAACGATCAGTGTCTGACGCCCACGGAATTATCGCATTTTGCCGCTCTGACGAAAGGTTTTCGGCTGCTGCCGCCACGCCCCGAGCCCTCGGGCATCTGTTTTCAAAACACGGTGCATCCCAAGATCGGAAACCGCGCGTTTCCCAGCGGCCTGGACTTCCTCGTCGCATGCAAGGCGTTCAACTCCCCAGCCGCGCGGGCGGCGCTGGAGAAGGCCGAAGGCCCCGCCGTGGCCAAGGCGGTGGCGGCAGCGTCCTGCGGGGAAACGCCCGATTCACTCTATGGCCAGTCGCTCAAACTGCTTGCCGAACTGAGCAAGCCTGTTCCAGCCTCGGCCCCGCCAGCGCTGCAGGCGCCGGCCTGGCAGGACAAGCAGGTCTGGACGCAACTTGGCGCCTGGGCCGGTCAGCGCCATACCTGGGCGCTTCATGCGGAGCAGACACTTGGGGCTCTGGGTGGCGAACCCCTGAGTCCCTTAGGGATAGTCTCGCCCTATCCGGCATTCTTCGCGGGCTTGGCGCAACTGTGCCGTTCGACGCAGCAAACGCTGGAATCAACCTTGCTGCCGCCGGCCAGAGAGAATGCGGCTGCCCTTCTGGAGCATCTGGACGCATTTCGGAGGGTAGTGGCACTGGAGTCAAGACCTGATTGTTCTGACCGGGAATTGAAGATACTGGAGGGTCTGCAGAGCAAACGCTGGATTGTGTATCGCTTCCTCAAAACCTATGCGCGGTCCCTCCAGAAATCCCTTGCTGAAGAAGGCCTGCAGAACTCGCTTCTGCAGACAGCCGAGAATGCCGCAAAGCGATGCCTTCAGGGCGATCAGCCCACGGCTGAAGAGGCCGCTGTTCTCAAGATGTTTGCCACCACTGGGGAAAACGATGTAATCGCCCGCATGGCCGAACTAGGCGCCCTATGCGAGGGGCTGGCCGAGATCGCCAACAAGCAGCTTGCGGGAAAGGACCTGACCGAAGCCCAAGTCGCCACAATCAGAAATTATGGCGAAACCCTCAGCCGGGTGTACTCTTCCAGTTACAGTACAGATCAAGATGATTACCCCGTGGCCGTACCGGTCTTTGTCGATCCCACACTGAACACGAGACTGTGCTCAGCGCTGGCGTACCCACAGGCGCTGTATGTTGTCGTGCCGGGCAGGGGCGGCCTGGTGCTGCATCGCGGCGCGGTGCTGAGTTATCGCGAGTTTCGCCAGAATATAGATGATAAGGCCACCGACGCCGCATGGCAGCAGCGCATTGCCCAGCATGACGTTCCTCCGCCTCCGCCCCTGACGCAAAGCTTTATGCCGCAGCTTACTCTGGCCGAGGCCATCGCCACCATCCGCGCTGGCAAAACATGTCTTGCGGAAAGTTACATCCCCGATGAGCAACTCACTGCCGTGATGATCGAGGCCTTCAAAGGCGGCAAGCACAAAGACAACGAATGGCTCGCCCACAGGATCGTCGCGCGTAGCAAGGAAGAGGACCTGGTGCCCATGCTGTTGGCGGGGCCGCAAGTCCTTGCCGCCTGCGTTGCATCCCGCCTGCGGGAAGGCGACTGGAGCAGCAAGCGAGACGTCCTCGCCGCTGCGGTCATGTCGGTAGACAAATCACTTGCGGAAGAGGCCTTTGGTCTCTTCGTGGCCGCCCCGCAGCGCATTCCCGTGGCGCAGTTTGCCTCTGCCCTCAAGACCCAGCCGCTATGGAACAAGAGGCTCCTTTGCATCCTGTTGGGAAAGGTAAAAGACCAACAGGAAACGGCCGCCGCGGCGATGGCCACAGCCGCCGGAGATCAGGACGCCGGCCTGCGCTGGCAAGCCTGCGCTGCCTTGGGGGAATTGAAGGTCAGAAGCGCGTTGGTCGTCAAGGTGCTCATCGAGCGAGTCGACGATACCAATGTGTTTGTTGCGGCCACTGCCGTGCGGGCTCTACAGGAACTGGATGCCAACGAAGCAGCGCCAGCTATTTTGAAGAGGTTGCAGAGGCAACCTGGCCTTAAGGAGGTTGGGGACGAGGAGTTGGGGAAACAGCTTGACGCCATTGGCAAACCGGGGGGCAAAGAGGAAGGGCCGTCATGGATATTCCAGAGCCTTCTGGGCCAAACATCGAAATATGGAATCCACAGAGATTTCGTCCAGGCGATTGGCAAGTTCAAGTATGCCCCGGCAAAGGCGACGCTGCTTGAGATGCTGGGCAATGCCGAAATCCAGGATAAGGCGGCTGCCGCTCTGGACGCCATCGCGCCGGAGGCCTTGGGAGATCGCCTGCATCAACTGGTGGATTCCAAGGATGAAGTTTTGGCAACGAACGCGACTTCCCTTCTACGCTCTCGCCCCAAGCTCATCCAAATCCGCCGCTTCATCGCATTGAAGGACAAGCCGCCACTGACGCGGGGCCTGTACTGCAAGATTCTCAGTTCGGTCGTGGAAGAAAGGGCGGCGGCCCTGGAGGCGCTTTTTGCGGCCGCAGGCGATGCGGAGCCTAACATCCGAATCGAAGCGGCCGAGGGACTGGTGCGGTTGGATAAGACGGATCCACGAGTCGTCAAGGCGCTGGCGGCGCTGGCAGGGGATAAGAACGAGCAGGTTGCCCTCACCGCCATCGGGCTTTTCGGAATGTTGCATGATGCCGGCGCTGGCAGGCTCCTGCTGGGGTTTGTGCAAAACGGCGACATGGCGCCTGTCACGCGTTTGCACGCGGCACTGGTCGTCGCCGCTCTTTGTCCCGATGATCCCCAGGTGCCCAAGGCCATTGCGGGCCTTCTGAAGGATCCAAAGGTCGAGGTGGTCGAGGGCGCTCTCATCCTGCTTTCGAACATGAAAGCCACCGGCGAAGCCGCAGCCATAGGCGAGTGCATTCGAAGAAGCGACCTGGATGATTCCTCGCGCCTGAAAGTAGCCCAATCTGCCGCCGACATCGGCATCCACGATCCGCAGGTGATCCAGGTGGTCGCGGCGATGCTCAAGAATCGGGATGATCGCAACACCATGACAGTCATCCTCGTGCTGACGGAACTCAAAGCCGGCGAGGCGCTTCTGGCCTGCCTGCCCAAGGCCGATTACTCGCGCGACGCGGAAGACGCCCCGACCGCATCGTTCGTCCCGGCCCTGATCGAGGGGTTGGGAAAGATCAAATACAAACCGGCCAAGGCGCGATTGATCGAGTTCATGGAGAAAGGGCACCACGGCGCTGCCCAGGCGCTGTGGGAAATCTGCCCCCAGGAAATGCCGGGGATCTTGCTGGAGCGGGCCGCGAATTCGCCCAAGCGGCACGTGCGGGTGCGCGCATTGGAGGAACTGGGCTGTCGCGCAAGCCGATCCGAGCTTCAAGCTTTGGTTCCGATCCTCTTTGACACTCAGGAGATCGGCAAAGACGAAGACGTGATTGTCGACGGCGAGGTAGTCTACTTCAAGCGTCGCGCGTGCGACTGTGCCGCCCTGGCGATAGCCAAAATCCTCGGCTGGCGGGACCGCGATGCTAGCGACGCCAGCGTGTCTTCTGAGGACCTTCTCAAGTGGGTTGACCGCGCGCGGGCTTGGGCGAAAGAGCAGAAGACTGCGGCGTCGAAGCCCGCCGCGGCCATCACGAAACCTTAA